The uncultured Cohaesibacter sp. genome window below encodes:
- the cbiQ gene encoding cobalt ECF transporter T component CbiQ, whose product MSDLLEEAGRARALTSDVEQSETVLFSRRMWIRELDPRVRIVTVLVFSVCVVQLDQLPLLAASLCASLFLLLQAQLPFLPTIRRVMTVDSFIILLLVMLPFTTSGTELFSLFGWPASYEGLLQAVVILLRANAIVMATLPLIATIDAVTFGHALASLRVPERLVHLLLFTVRYIEVLHTEYKRLRTAMKCRAFAPSNSLHTYKSVGYLVGMLLIRSFERSERILMAMKCRGFNGQFHLLKEFSLTRKDCAFALLSFLFILSLMALEVMHVGAA is encoded by the coding sequence ATGAGTGATCTGCTCGAAGAGGCAGGCAGGGCCCGGGCTCTGACCTCGGATGTTGAACAGTCGGAAACTGTGCTGTTTTCGCGGCGCATGTGGATCCGCGAGCTGGATCCCCGTGTCCGCATTGTCACGGTGCTGGTCTTCTCGGTCTGTGTCGTCCAGCTGGACCAACTGCCTCTTCTGGCCGCCTCTCTTTGTGCTTCGCTGTTCCTGTTGCTGCAGGCACAGCTTCCCTTTCTGCCGACGATCAGGCGCGTGATGACAGTCGACAGCTTCATCATCCTGCTGCTCGTCATGCTGCCTTTCACGACGTCTGGCACCGAACTCTTCAGTCTGTTCGGGTGGCCTGCCAGCTATGAAGGGCTGTTGCAGGCAGTTGTCATCCTGCTAAGGGCCAACGCCATTGTCATGGCGACCCTGCCGCTCATCGCGACCATCGATGCGGTCACCTTCGGCCATGCTCTTGCCAGCCTCCGGGTGCCCGAGCGTCTGGTTCATCTGTTGCTGTTCACCGTGCGCTATATCGAAGTGCTGCACACCGAATACAAGCGCCTGCGGACCGCCATGAAATGCCGCGCCTTTGCGCCAAGCAACAGCCTGCACACCTACAAGAGTGTCGGCTATCTGGTGGGCATGCTGCTCATACGCTCCTTCGAGCGCTCCGAGCGCATCCTGATGGCAATGAAATGCCGGGGTTTCAACGGCCAGTTCCATCTGCTGAAAGAGTTTTCGCTGACGCGGAAGGATTGTGCTTTCGCGCTGTTGTCCTTCCTGTTCATCCTGTCTCTCATGGCACTGGAGGTCATGCATGTCGGTGCTGCTTGA
- the cobO gene encoding cob(I)yrinic acid a,c-diamide adenosyltransferase encodes MKKTEGMTEEEQNAYHAEKMKKKKAARDKILATKTEEKGLIIVHTGKGKGKSTAAFGMAFRSIGHGHRIAVIQFVKGAWDSGEKRMLEKFPELVTIKAMGEGFTWETQDRNKDIANARAAWEAAKEAILDPEIRLVLLDELNIVLRYDYLPIDEVVAFLRDQKPDQTHVVITGRNAKDELIEIADLVTEMTLVKHPFRSGVKAQEGIEY; translated from the coding sequence ATGAAGAAGACCGAAGGCATGACAGAAGAAGAGCAGAATGCCTACCACGCCGAGAAGATGAAGAAGAAGAAGGCGGCGCGCGACAAGATTCTGGCGACCAAGACCGAAGAGAAGGGGTTGATCATCGTTCATACCGGCAAGGGCAAGGGCAAATCCACCGCCGCCTTTGGCATGGCCTTCCGCTCCATCGGTCATGGTCACAGGATCGCCGTCATCCAGTTCGTCAAGGGCGCATGGGATTCGGGCGAGAAGCGCATGCTGGAGAAATTCCCCGAGCTGGTGACCATCAAGGCGATGGGCGAGGGCTTCACATGGGAAACCCAGGACCGCAACAAGGACATCGCCAATGCCCGTGCGGCATGGGAGGCGGCCAAGGAAGCCATCCTTGATCCGGAGATCCGGCTCGTTCTGCTCGATGAACTCAACATCGTTCTGCGCTATGACTATCTGCCCATCGACGAGGTGGTTGCCTTCCTGAGGGATCAGAAGCCGGACCAGACACATGTTGTCATCACCGGTCGCAATGCCAAGGACGAACTCATCGAGATTGCCGATCTGGTCACCGAGATGACACTCGTCAAGCATCCGTTCCGGTCTGGTGTCAAGGCTCAGGAAGGTATTGAATATTAG
- a CDS encoding sirohydrochlorin chelatase, which translates to MTSSDKQEKLGLMICGHGSRNKEAVDQFAKLAERLRPRFPDWPVDYGYLEFANPVLSKGLDNLVAQGCTRILAVPGMLFAAGHAKNDIPSVLNAYQAKTPGVTIEYGRELGLDLKMIKAAGARIREAMDAADAEHGAVAITDTLLMVVGRGASDPDANSNVNKLMRMLWEGMGFGWGEVCYSGVTFPLVEPGLEHAAKLGYKRIIVFPYFLFTGILVRRIYNFTDEVAARHPDIQFVKAGYLNDQDYVIDTFEDRVAEILEGTNNMNCQMCKYRAQVLGFEAEVGLKQESHHHHVEGVDTKDCEYCEDNKCTNECLKHHPSSEHSHHDHGHDQVHSHGHGHDHGHSHDHDHDHHHHNHVHEHDHHHGHDHGHSHGDGHDHHHHPYPQADHPLGPKSMYKKD; encoded by the coding sequence ATGACCAGTTCCGACAAGCAAGAAAAACTAGGCCTGATGATTTGCGGCCATGGCAGCCGCAACAAGGAAGCCGTGGACCAGTTCGCAAAGCTGGCTGAACGGCTGCGCCCACGGTTCCCCGATTGGCCTGTCGATTATGGCTATCTCGAGTTCGCCAATCCGGTACTGTCCAAGGGGCTCGACAACCTCGTGGCCCAGGGCTGCACCCGCATTCTGGCCGTGCCGGGCATGCTGTTTGCAGCCGGTCATGCCAAAAATGACATTCCCTCCGTTCTGAACGCCTATCAGGCCAAGACGCCGGGCGTGACCATCGAATATGGCCGCGAGCTCGGCCTCGACCTCAAGATGATCAAGGCCGCCGGTGCCCGCATAAGGGAAGCAATGGATGCTGCCGACGCCGAGCACGGCGCGGTTGCCATCACCGACACGCTGCTGATGGTCGTTGGCCGTGGCGCCTCCGATCCGGATGCCAACTCCAACGTCAACAAGCTGATGCGGATGCTCTGGGAAGGCATGGGCTTTGGCTGGGGTGAAGTCTGCTATTCTGGCGTCACTTTCCCTCTGGTCGAGCCGGGCCTCGAACATGCCGCCAAGCTTGGCTACAAGCGCATCATCGTGTTCCCGTATTTCCTTTTCACCGGCATTCTTGTGCGCCGCATCTACAATTTCACCGATGAGGTTGCCGCACGCCATCCTGACATCCAGTTCGTCAAGGCCGGCTACCTCAACGATCAGGACTATGTCATTGATACTTTTGAGGATCGCGTCGCCGAAATCCTTGAAGGAACCAACAACATGAACTGCCAGATGTGCAAATACCGTGCACAGGTTCTGGGGTTCGAGGCCGAGGTCGGCCTCAAGCAGGAGAGCCACCACCATCACGTGGAAGGGGTGGACACCAAGGACTGCGAATATTGCGAAGATAACAAATGCACCAACGAATGTCTCAAGCATCACCCTTCGTCGGAGCATTCCCACCATGATCATGGCCACGACCAGGTTCACTCCCATGGTCACGGCCATGATCATGGACACTCTCACGATCATGACCACGATCACCACCATCATAATCACGTTCATGAGCACGACCATCATCACGGTCACGACCATGGTCACTCTCATGGTGATGGACACGATCATCATCACCATCCATACCCGCAGGCCGATCATCCGCTTGGTCCCAAGAGCATGTACAAAAAGGACTGA
- a CDS encoding cobalt ABC transporter permease has product MRQFGKILAGLMVVVACAFAAPASAHKVIVSAYADGVDIEGEIGFSNGDMAVQTDVDILDDDGNILASTKTDDDGIFRYTPTKRIPLTFRANLGAGHVATYHMGLDELPEGIGGDKKSAAAADAVNDVVAQMAATTIGASEGSASSVAMGLDPAMLQKLIAAEVGQQLEAFKPEIATQMRNEIKPLRKVISEYMEKNDLQAILGGIGYICGLFGIGFYVAAMRDRKKHAGLKKEAA; this is encoded by the coding sequence ATGAGACAGTTCGGAAAAATTCTGGCAGGCTTGATGGTCGTGGTTGCCTGCGCCTTTGCCGCTCCGGCATCGGCCCACAAGGTGATCGTATCCGCCTATGCCGACGGGGTTGATATCGAAGGCGAGATCGGCTTCTCCAACGGCGATATGGCCGTCCAGACCGACGTCGACATTCTCGACGATGACGGCAACATTCTCGCTTCGACCAAAACCGACGACGATGGCATCTTCCGTTACACGCCGACCAAAAGGATCCCGCTGACATTTCGGGCCAATCTTGGGGCAGGGCACGTTGCCACCTATCACATGGGATTGGATGAACTGCCCGAAGGCATTGGTGGCGATAAAAAAAGCGCTGCGGCGGCTGATGCCGTCAATGACGTGGTGGCGCAAATGGCTGCCACCACTATTGGCGCGTCGGAAGGATCGGCCTCGTCTGTGGCAATGGGGCTTGACCCGGCGATGTTGCAGAAATTGATCGCAGCCGAGGTGGGTCAGCAGCTTGAAGCCTTCAAGCCGGAAATCGCAACTCAAATGCGCAACGAGATCAAGCCTCTGCGCAAGGTCATCTCCGAATATATGGAGAAGAATGACCTGCAGGCAATTCTCGGTGGTATCGGCTATATTTGTGGTCTGTTCGGCATCGGCTTCTATGTCGCGGCGATGAGGGATCGCAAGAAACACGCGGGCCTGAAAAAGGAAGCTGCATGA
- a CDS encoding precorrin-8X methylmutase, with product MTFYHYEKDPAAIYAGSFNIIRQEAGDALATLPAALEPVAVRLMHSVGMTDLVADMRFSPDAADAGIAALRRGTTILADTRMVAGGISQRFFAEGAALAANRVLVTLNDPEVALIAEKMETTRSAAAMELWRPHLEGAIVAIGNAPTALFRLLEMVRDGAGLPALVLGFPVGFVGAAESKQALVDEAADLGLNYIAMLGRRGGTPMASAAVNALAIAALGQSDRPM from the coding sequence ATGACCTTCTATCACTATGAGAAGGATCCGGCGGCGATCTATGCCGGTTCCTTCAATATCATCCGGCAGGAGGCTGGCGACGCGCTGGCCACCTTGCCAGCCGCTTTGGAACCCGTCGCGGTCCGTCTCATGCACTCTGTCGGCATGACCGATCTCGTCGCCGACATGCGCTTTTCGCCCGATGCGGCCGATGCGGGCATTGCTGCGCTGAGGCGGGGAACGACCATTCTTGCGGATACGAGAATGGTTGCCGGTGGCATTTCGCAGCGCTTCTTTGCCGAAGGGGCAGCCCTCGCTGCCAACCGGGTTCTGGTGACCCTCAACGATCCTGAAGTCGCCCTCATCGCCGAGAAGATGGAGACGACGCGCTCAGCCGCAGCAATGGAACTCTGGCGGCCGCACCTTGAAGGCGCAATCGTTGCCATTGGCAATGCGCCCACGGCGTTATTCCGTCTTTTGGAGATGGTGCGGGATGGTGCGGGCCTTCCTGCACTGGTGTTGGGTTTCCCGGTCGGTTTTGTCGGAGCCGCTGAATCGAAACAGGCGCTCGTCGACGAGGCGGCCGACTTGGGCCTTAACTATATCGCCATGCTGGGCCGACGGGGCGGAACGCCGATGGCCAGCGCTGCGGTCAACGCATTGGCCATTGCCGCGCTCGGCCAGAGCGACAGACCGATGTAG
- a CDS encoding ABC transporter ATP-binding protein codes for MSVLLETNELGYAYLGRERCLDGVSMTLKAGERLGLVGANGAGKSTLLHLLVGLYKAEAGTISAFGRSFETEEDFRLLRRRVGLVFQDPDDQLFCPTVEEDVAFGPLNLGYSRADARTIVEETLALLNLTALKDSITHRLSGGQKRLVALATVMAMKPDILLLDEPTNDLDEDTRNRLVTILQSLPQAMIIVSHDRAFREQVVTRTVTMESGRIS; via the coding sequence ATGTCGGTGCTGCTTGAGACAAACGAACTGGGATATGCCTATCTTGGCCGGGAGCGCTGCCTTGATGGCGTCTCGATGACCCTGAAGGCTGGTGAACGGCTGGGGCTGGTGGGAGCGAACGGTGCAGGCAAGAGCACACTGCTGCACCTGCTCGTCGGTCTCTACAAGGCCGAGGCCGGAACCATTTCCGCCTTCGGGCGCAGCTTCGAGACCGAAGAGGATTTTCGCCTGTTGCGGCGACGGGTGGGGTTGGTGTTTCAGGATCCTGATGATCAGCTGTTCTGCCCGACGGTGGAGGAAGATGTTGCCTTCGGTCCGCTCAACCTGGGCTACAGTCGGGCTGATGCGCGCACCATCGTCGAGGAAACGCTGGCATTACTCAATCTTACGGCGCTCAAGGACAGCATTACCCATCGTCTGTCCGGCGGCCAGAAAAGGCTGGTGGCGCTGGCCACGGTGATGGCCATGAAGCCGGATATCCTGTTGCTCGACGAGCCGACCAATGATCTCGATGAAGACACGAGGAACCGCCTCGTGACGATTTTGCAGTCCCTGCCGCAGGCCATGATCATTGTCAGCCATGACAGGGCCTTCCGTGAGCAGGTCGTGACAAGGACCGTAACCATGGAGAGTGGCCGGATCAGCTGA
- a CDS encoding DUF4198 domain-containing protein yields MKQFLSGAVLAAALVASTAASAHFQLVYTPEVNLTKAGDVPFKLIFWHPFENGHVMDMGSPAEFYALYKGEKIDLMDSLKPIRFKGASNEADAFEGALKIKRNGDYTVVLEPAPYYEGSEDIYIQQITKSYINKGMVPTDWNEPAGLKTEIVPLNKPTNILTGSTFTGRVLSEGKPVAGAELEIEYMSAEPNMAANAAGAVTAKPAEGGTLSAIADDNGVFTFGIPKAGFWGFAALGSGPDTEYEGKDLSQDAVIWIRAYDLR; encoded by the coding sequence ATGAAACAATTTCTGTCTGGAGCTGTTCTGGCCGCAGCGCTCGTGGCATCAACTGCCGCCAGCGCCCACTTTCAACTGGTCTATACGCCCGAGGTAAACCTCACAAAGGCAGGCGATGTTCCTTTCAAGCTGATTTTCTGGCACCCGTTCGAAAACGGTCATGTCATGGACATGGGCTCGCCTGCTGAATTCTATGCGCTCTACAAGGGTGAGAAGATCGACCTGATGGACAGCCTCAAGCCTATCCGCTTCAAGGGTGCCAGCAACGAGGCCGACGCTTTTGAAGGTGCGCTGAAAATCAAGCGTAATGGCGACTATACGGTGGTGCTCGAGCCTGCGCCCTATTACGAGGGCAGCGAGGATATCTATATCCAGCAGATAACCAAAAGCTACATCAACAAGGGCATGGTGCCGACAGACTGGAACGAACCGGCGGGCCTCAAAACCGAAATCGTGCCGCTCAACAAGCCGACAAACATTTTAACCGGCTCCACCTTCACCGGGCGGGTGCTGTCCGAGGGCAAGCCTGTTGCCGGTGCCGAGCTGGAAATCGAATATATGTCCGCCGAGCCCAACATGGCAGCCAATGCCGCCGGTGCAGTGACAGCAAAACCGGCCGAAGGCGGCACTCTCTCGGCCATTGCCGACGACAATGGCGTCTTCACCTTCGGCATTCCAAAGGCCGGGTTCTGGGGCTTTGCCGCCCTCGGTTCCGGGCCGGACACCGAGTATGAAGGCAAGGACCTCTCGCAGGATGCAGTGATCTGGATCCGGGCCTACGACCTCAGGTAA
- the cobN gene encoding cobaltochelatase subunit CobN has protein sequence MHILAPDAGRIDDGQEAVDLGQSAGDILILSSADSELSAFALSARSRSDDAPSLRLANLMALGHPYSVDLYVDQTASHARLIILRLLGGVEYWRYGLEQLRKLSRGYGVKLLVMPGDDKWDESLAGWSSEPVAIVRQFWRYCVEGGAENMSLALRFADALLSGDGASVPHPLPLPRVGILKGCESFSGADGLERYLASIANETTQKVVPILFYRSYVQSAMTGPVEALAEALAAKGLHALPIFVPSLKDLEAQEFLAAALTALPPSVILNCTAFALSKAGQAHEPTILDRYDCPVLQVILSGSSRKAWEDSPRGLSARDLAMHVVLPELDGRILSRAVAFKEEGALDERTQYRPVELVPHADRIAFVADLANGWAMLRHTEASDRKVAVILANYPNKDSRIANGVGLDSPRSVIGLMQAMQAEGYCVEGIPADSDALMQQILSGPTNAQGAAIRQSDHRLDLSLYKQMFATLPEAVRAGVKARWGAPEADPMVREDAFQLAILGFGNLVVGVQPARGYNIAPKDTYHDPDLVPPHNYFAFYFWLRHVHGVHAVIHAGKHGNLEWLPGKALALSETCYPEAVLGPVPHLYPFIVNDPGEGCQAKRRTGAVIIDHLTPPLTRAESHGAGEELEALVDEFYTAQGVDPRRSDKLMEEIRFLASRTGLDKDAGVSIDVDNRTALQQLDAHLCDIKELQIRDGLHVLGASPLGGYRTDLLVAIARVPRGSLPAQQSLHRAISQDLGLTVAGEVFDPLDCFFAQAWDGARPVLLAKQSEALWRHCGDTVERIELLAKALVAGDLDCPSSMEATRAVLDWIGSDLAAAIDACGPQEMHHLLAGLAGRFVPPGPSGAPTRGRPDVLPTGRNFFAVDVRSVPSKTAWAIGELSAQRLMERHFQDEGEWLQAIVLTCWGTSNMRTGGDDIAQALALLGARPVWEAASGRVTGVEILRLEELRRPRVDVTLRISGFFRDAFPHQIDLFDSAVKQVSELDEDEEANPLAARVRRERAEAEAKGIDAELARRQSTFRIFGSMPGAYGAGLQALIDEKIWDRRSDFAEAFVAWGGFAYGAGDYGDRAADSLKRRLSQVDAVIQNQDNREHDLLDSDDYYQFEGGLAASVETFRGSAPKVYHNDHSRAERPVIRTLDEEIARVVRGRAANPKWIAGVMRHGYKGAFEMAATLDYLFAFAATTNAVGDHHFDQLYEAYIEDQTVADFLKDKNRPAYDDMIDRFLEALDRGLWTPRSNSARFNLLDNKTKATHKEGEFL, from the coding sequence ATGCATATTCTGGCGCCCGATGCGGGGCGGATCGATGATGGACAGGAGGCTGTGGATCTGGGACAGAGCGCCGGAGACATCCTCATCCTGTCGTCCGCCGACAGCGAGCTGTCCGCCTTTGCCCTGTCGGCCCGATCCCGCTCCGACGACGCTCCCTCGCTGCGCCTTGCCAATCTCATGGCGCTTGGTCATCCCTATTCGGTCGATCTCTATGTCGACCAGACCGCCAGCCACGCACGCCTCATCATCCTGAGGCTGTTGGGGGGCGTGGAGTATTGGCGATACGGGCTTGAGCAACTCAGAAAGCTGTCCCGTGGTTATGGCGTCAAACTGCTGGTCATGCCGGGAGACGACAAGTGGGATGAAAGCCTTGCTGGCTGGTCCAGTGAACCGGTTGCCATCGTCCGTCAGTTCTGGCGCTATTGCGTCGAGGGTGGTGCCGAGAACATGTCACTGGCCTTGCGCTTTGCCGATGCCTTGTTGTCGGGGGATGGCGCCTCAGTGCCCCATCCTCTGCCATTGCCCCGCGTCGGTATTCTGAAGGGCTGCGAAAGCTTCAGTGGAGCGGATGGGCTTGAAAGATATCTTGCCTCCATTGCCAATGAAACGACCCAAAAGGTAGTGCCGATCCTTTTCTATCGCTCCTACGTGCAGAGCGCCATGACGGGGCCAGTCGAGGCATTGGCAGAGGCTCTGGCAGCAAAGGGGCTTCATGCCCTGCCGATTTTTGTGCCCAGTCTCAAGGACCTGGAGGCGCAGGAATTCCTTGCCGCGGCGCTGACGGCGCTTCCGCCGTCGGTCATTCTCAACTGCACTGCCTTTGCCCTTTCGAAGGCCGGGCAGGCCCATGAGCCGACCATCCTTGACCGCTATGACTGCCCGGTGTTGCAGGTGATCCTGTCCGGGTCCAGCCGCAAGGCATGGGAAGACAGCCCGCGCGGACTGTCGGCCCGGGATCTGGCGATGCATGTGGTGTTGCCGGAACTCGATGGTCGAATACTGAGCCGCGCCGTCGCCTTCAAGGAAGAGGGCGCGCTCGACGAGCGGACGCAATACCGGCCTGTGGAACTCGTGCCACATGCGGACCGGATTGCCTTTGTTGCCGATCTGGCAAACGGTTGGGCCATGCTGCGCCACACAGAGGCCAGTGACCGCAAGGTCGCTGTCATTCTTGCCAACTACCCCAACAAGGATAGCCGTATCGCCAATGGCGTCGGTCTTGACAGCCCTCGGTCCGTCATCGGCCTGATGCAGGCGATGCAGGCAGAAGGATACTGTGTCGAGGGTATTCCCGCCGACTCGGACGCCCTGATGCAGCAGATCCTTTCCGGCCCGACCAATGCGCAGGGCGCCGCTATCAGGCAAAGCGACCACCGGTTGGACCTGAGCCTCTACAAGCAGATGTTCGCAACGCTGCCAGAGGCAGTTCGGGCGGGTGTCAAGGCCCGCTGGGGTGCACCGGAAGCGGATCCGATGGTCCGGGAGGATGCCTTCCAGCTCGCCATCCTCGGTTTCGGCAACCTAGTGGTCGGCGTACAGCCAGCCCGCGGCTACAATATCGCCCCCAAGGATACCTACCACGATCCGGATCTGGTGCCGCCGCATAACTATTTCGCCTTCTATTTCTGGCTCCGGCATGTCCATGGCGTGCATGCCGTCATTCATGCGGGCAAGCATGGCAATCTGGAATGGTTGCCGGGCAAGGCGCTGGCGCTGAGCGAGACCTGTTATCCCGAGGCCGTGCTTGGCCCTGTACCCCATCTCTATCCGTTCATTGTCAATGATCCGGGCGAGGGATGTCAGGCCAAACGCCGCACAGGTGCCGTGATCATTGATCACCTCACCCCGCCATTGACTCGAGCCGAGAGCCACGGAGCAGGGGAAGAGCTTGAGGCGCTGGTGGATGAATTCTACACCGCGCAAGGGGTCGACCCGCGCCGCTCGGACAAGTTGATGGAGGAAATCCGCTTTCTGGCCAGCCGGACCGGCCTCGACAAGGACGCTGGCGTCAGCATTGACGTCGACAACCGGACGGCTCTCCAGCAGCTCGACGCGCATCTGTGTGACATCAAGGAGCTACAGATCCGCGATGGCCTGCATGTGCTTGGCGCTTCGCCGCTCGGTGGCTATCGGACTGATCTGCTTGTGGCCATTGCCCGTGTGCCACGAGGCTCTTTGCCCGCCCAGCAGTCACTGCACCGGGCCATCAGTCAGGATCTTGGTCTGACTGTGGCTGGTGAGGTATTTGACCCGCTCGATTGCTTCTTTGCGCAGGCGTGGGATGGTGCGCGGCCAGTCCTGCTTGCCAAACAGTCGGAGGCTCTCTGGCGGCATTGTGGCGATACCGTCGAACGGATTGAGCTGTTGGCCAAGGCATTGGTGGCAGGAGACTTGGATTGTCCATCCAGCATGGAGGCGACCCGGGCCGTGCTGGACTGGATCGGTTCCGATCTGGCTGCGGCAATCGATGCCTGCGGGCCGCAGGAAATGCACCATCTTCTTGCCGGACTTGCAGGGCGCTTCGTGCCGCCCGGTCCGTCGGGAGCGCCGACCAGAGGGCGTCCCGATGTTCTGCCCACCGGACGCAACTTCTTCGCCGTCGATGTGCGCTCCGTGCCGTCAAAGACGGCCTGGGCCATCGGTGAACTGTCTGCCCAGCGGCTTATGGAGCGCCACTTTCAGGATGAGGGCGAATGGCTTCAGGCCATCGTGCTGACCTGTTGGGGCACCTCCAACATGCGCACCGGTGGCGACGATATCGCTCAGGCACTGGCGTTGCTTGGCGCGCGTCCCGTTTGGGAGGCCGCGTCGGGGCGTGTGACGGGGGTTGAAATCCTGCGCCTTGAAGAGCTGCGCCGCCCGCGAGTGGATGTGACGCTGCGCATTTCTGGCTTCTTCCGCGATGCCTTCCCCCATCAGATCGACCTGTTTGACAGCGCTGTCAAACAGGTGTCCGAGCTTGATGAGGACGAAGAAGCCAATCCATTGGCCGCGCGTGTGCGCCGCGAACGGGCCGAGGCCGAGGCCAAAGGGATTGATGCCGAGCTTGCAAGACGGCAATCCACCTTTCGTATCTTCGGCTCCATGCCGGGCGCCTACGGAGCCGGCTTACAGGCGCTGATCGATGAAAAGATCTGGGACAGGCGTTCCGATTTCGCCGAGGCCTTCGTTGCATGGGGCGGCTTCGCCTATGGCGCTGGTGATTATGGCGACCGCGCAGCAGACAGCCTCAAGCGCAGGCTTTCGCAGGTGGATGCCGTGATCCAGAACCAGGACAACCGCGAACATGATCTGCTGGACTCCGACGACTATTACCAGTTCGAGGGTGGTCTGGCGGCCAGCGTCGAGACCTTCCGGGGAAGCGCCCCCAAGGTCTATCACAACGATCATTCCCGTGCCGAGCGCCCCGTCATTCGCACACTCGACGAAGAGATTGCCCGCGTCGTGCGAGGTCGGGCGGCGAATCCCAAGTGGATTGCCGGCGTCATGCGCCACGGCTACAAGGGGGCGTTTGAAATGGCGGCAACGCTCGACTATCTGTTTGCCTTTGCGGCAACGACCAATGCGGTTGGTGATCACCATTTCGATCAGCTCTATGAAGCCTATATCGAGGATCAAACGGTGGCGGACTTCCTCAAGGACAAGAACCGTCCCGCCTATGACGACATGATCGACAGGTTTCTCGAAGCGCTGGATCGAGGGCTCTGGACGCCCCGGTCAAACAGCGCCCGTTTCAATCTTTTAGACAACAAGACCAAGGCCACTCACAAGGAAGGGGAGTTCCTATGA
- the cbiM gene encoding cobalt transporter CbiM translates to MHIVDGALSSEVVIAGAALSACGLVMGLRKLEMELIPAAGVLSATFFVASLIHVPLGFSSVHLILNGLAGIILGWAAFPALLVGLLLQAVFFAFGGISVLGVNTFNIAAPAVLVGLMVHPFIVKASSARAAALAGGVAGAMAIALTTLCVALSLALSGYNFVAQAKLVFLAHIPVMIIEGLLSAAAIYLIFKVKPELLHVMSQKSRERKA, encoded by the coding sequence ATGCATATTGTCGATGGAGCATTGTCCAGTGAGGTCGTGATAGCGGGGGCTGCGCTCAGCGCCTGCGGCCTTGTCATGGGCTTGCGCAAGCTGGAAATGGAGCTGATCCCTGCTGCGGGCGTGCTCAGCGCGACTTTCTTTGTCGCGTCTCTCATTCATGTGCCGTTGGGCTTTTCCAGCGTGCATCTCATTCTCAATGGCCTGGCCGGGATCATTCTCGGCTGGGCTGCCTTTCCCGCTCTGTTGGTCGGGTTGCTGCTGCAGGCGGTCTTCTTCGCCTTTGGCGGCATCTCGGTGCTGGGCGTCAATACCTTCAACATCGCGGCACCAGCGGTGCTGGTTGGTTTGATGGTCCATCCCTTCATCGTAAAGGCCTCCAGCGCGCGCGCGGCGGCCCTTGCTGGCGGTGTCGCGGGAGCCATGGCCATTGCCCTGACAACGCTTTGTGTGGCGCTGTCGCTGGCCTTGTCGGGCTACAATTTCGTTGCTCAGGCCAAGCTGGTATTTCTGGCGCATATCCCGGTCATGATCATCGAGGGGCTGCTGTCGGCAGCCGCGATCTATCTGATTTTCAAGGTTAAGCCCGAATTGCTCCATGTCATGAGCCAGAAGAGCAGGGAAAGGAAAGCGTAA